The genomic interval TAAGGAGCTGATAAAAACTCAAAAGATTATTAAGCTATAAAACTAATCAACTGGACCTAGACTACTCTGCAAAACAAACAACTGCATGGTGAAACTTCTCAAAACCTTTGAATCCTTCAACATCTTAAGCCTCATCATTACACTCAAAGAAAGTGCAAAGACAAAATATGCCAAGATCGCAAAAGGAATCTAACTATTAAATAAAGTATAAACTGCTTAGATAGAATTGTATTCCATCGTTATTTTAATAGCTTGAGATATTATGCAATCAAGCTCCATGATCTTGAAGCCTTATTCTTTAGATACACCAACAGAATGCAATTCTATCAAGAAAATACAAACTTTAAACTTTGAAAGGTCGAACTTTGAACTCTAAGTACTCTAGACACTCTAAATACTTATTTCTCATTTCACGCAAAGAACTCGCAAAGACAAAATATGCCAAGATCGCAAAAGGAATCTAACTATTAAACAAAGTATAAACTGCTTAGATATAATTGTATTCCATCGTTATTATAATAACCTGAGGTTAATACGAATTTGTCAAACACAAAAAAGGCCATACTTTAAAAAGTACAGCCTGTTTTTCTATTGGAAACCAGAATTAATTATCGTGCTTGTCGCCTAATTTCTCTAAGTTTTCCATTCCTTTGATGTTCAAAGTTTTGGCCATAGAACCCATTTTGGCTAGGTTGATATCGCCAGTGATGCTGATGATGGCATTATCGTCTTTCGAACCTCCTATAACCATTAAGAGCTCTCTTACTTTTCCATCTTTTTCTTGAATCATAAATTTAATATCCATGTCTTTTTCTTTTACGGACATCAGTTCTTTGAAGTTTTTCTTGGGTAAAACATCCATCACCTCGGTATAAAGATTTACATCTCCCATGATGGTATCCATGGCAAGGATTCTGATGCTCTCGATAGAGCGGGCCATTTCTACCATTTCTTTTCCATCGTCGGTGGTATCCATTTTAGATATCATCTCGAACATGGCTTGGTTGATGGTCACAACGGTGAATCCCTCCATTCCATTATACTTATCGAATATTTTGTCGGTGGCCGATTGGGCCATCAATGTGGAAATACCTAATATTCCCATGGCTAATAATAAAACTAACTTTTTCATTTTTATGGTTTTTTACATTACTAATTTTAATTTGCTTTTCTTCATGCTCGAAATATTCTGCAGCTTTTCGAGTGATTGATCTATATGATTCACATGATTTATTTTCTCAATATTCTTTTGATAGACTTGCTCCATCTTTCCTATTTCTTGAGTTTGTGTACCTATGATAGCAGCCTTTTCGCTGAACTTGCTACTGGCTTCATATCCTTTATCCATGGATTCTAATCCTATGCTCAGATACTTTTGGGCTATCTGAATCTCTTTTGGACTCAAAGTATTATTTTGAATGCTCGTTTGGCTATAAAACCAAGAAAAGCCTAGGACTAATAAAATAACTGCCGCTGCCGACCAGCTTGTCCAACTCTTCCAATCTATTTTTCTCATTGTAGTTTCTGGAAGCAAGTCTTCCTCTTCTAGCTCTGCAATGATGTTTTTATCCTCCTCAAAAACAGTAAATAGTATTTTGTATTGGGCCAATTCCGGAGCTATGTCTTCATATAAAAAATAATGACGCAGCTGCTTTTCTTCCAAAAGATTGGTTTCTCCTTCAAAATACTTCTGTAATAGCTGTTTTATGTTTTCTGTTTTCATCATTATCCTATTTTTGTCATTTGGAAATCCATTTGTTTCATCAATTGCACTTTGATTTCTTTTCGGGCTCTACTGATGATGACTCTCAAATTATTAGTACTTAAGCCTGTTATCTCACTGATTTCGTCATAATCTAATCCATCCATCTCCCTGAGTTGAATCACCTCTCTTTGCTGAGGATTCAAATTAGAAATAATCTGTCTTACCCTTTGTAACTCGTCGTTCACCACCAATTGTTTCTCAGGGTTCTGATGGTCTGAACGAGCTAAAACCTGTTCTTCCTTATTGGTTTCAGGCTTGTGTTTTCGAATATTATCGATACAGCCATTTCTAACCATCGTTAAGGAAAAGCTTTTGATACTTTTGATATTTCCAAGAACTTTTCTTCTGTTCCAGAGCTTTAAAAAGCTATCCTGAACAATGTCTTTAGCATCCTCCTCATTTTGTAAAATGCGCAGCGCCAGTCGGTACATTTGGTCCTTATGGACGAGTACTTGTTTTTTAAATTGGTCTTTTTGCATTTTTCTAATTCTGATTTTGCCTTTGGACAATGATATGACGATTGTTTTGGAGATGCATTACAAAGATGATGAAATATTTTTTATTGAGGTTTTCAATTAATCCTAATTATGGGCGAATTGGGCCA from Lentimicrobium sp. L6 carries:
- a CDS encoding DUF4252 domain-containing protein, with protein sequence MKKLVLLLAMGILGISTLMAQSATDKIFDKYNGMEGFTVVTINQAMFEMISKMDTTDDGKEMVEMARSIESIRILAMDTIMGDVNLYTEVMDVLPKKNFKELMSVKEKDMDIKFMIQEKDGKVRELLMVIGGSKDDNAIISITGDINLAKMGSMAKTLNIKGMENLEKLGDKHDN
- a CDS encoding RNA polymerase sigma factor; the protein is MQKDQFKKQVLVHKDQMYRLALRILQNEEDAKDIVQDSFLKLWNRRKVLGNIKSIKSFSLTMVRNGCIDNIRKHKPETNKEEQVLARSDHQNPEKQLVVNDELQRVRQIISNLNPQQREVIQLREMDGLDYDEISEITGLSTNNLRVIISRARKEIKVQLMKQMDFQMTKIG